TTGGGTTGAATTTGATGAACTTTCTACTGATTTTTTGTCGTGGATTGTGATGAATTTCCTAAATTAGTTTGCTGTTGTTGAATTCATGAGTTTGATATGTATTTGTTGCAATGTGTTTGTATATTGTGGACAAAAAGATACGGTGCGGCTGCTGGAGCGGTCATGCCCTAAAATAGGGCAGTTGTCGGAGACGACACATTTTGTGTAAAAAGGAACATCTTTTGCCCTAAATTGTACATCAACAACTTCTTCATGCTCCAAAATAGGATAATTATCGAAAATGCTCGAACATAGAtaagtaacatatgcatgttactataAGAGCATCTATAGCCAGACCTCTCAAACCTGCCTCATACGCCCGGGCGGGCCGCCCGGTCACTGACCAGTCACGTTTTTTGACCCGGACGGGCCTCTCTAACGGCCCTCAAACGTCCGGGCTGACCAGCACCtcccatatccagcccaaatatggggcggatatgggaGTGTCCGGGCGCACTCGGGCACGCCCGCCACGTCGGACTCACGAAGGGGTCCCAGCCGGAAACGCCCTCAAACCCGGCGGTCCGAAGCTCGTCTCCTCCGTCGAACTGGTGGCACCGCGTGgcgcagctccggcgagccgcgtAGTGTATTGCCTGGCTATTTAAGTCGACCAGCGGCACCAAAACCCTACCATCCATCCACATTTTCCTCCTCCTGTCCGCCATCGTTGCCACTTTCCACTCCACCCGTCCGCCTAGTAGCCATGCCTCCATGCCGCTGGGTGAGGAGCGAGCGATttctgacgccggagcgccggcTCGAGCTCCTTGAGCAGATCCGGGCTAGGCGTGAAGCCTGGATCGCCGCGGGGCTACCTCCGGATGCAGTGGAtccagaggaggaggtggtggaggaggaggaggaggaggaggaggaggaggatgagccggaggaggaggatgtaGGGGACGCTAGCGACGGGGATCTGCAGGCGGAGCAGTAGGCCATCCTTGATTCCCTCTCGACGGAGTCGGCTGTGGAGGCAAGACGCCGTCACCGGCAGGAGATGAAGGCAAGAGGCCGCGGAGGAGGCGGGGATGTTCGCCTACATGGATGAGGTCGAGCAGAAGGAGGATGAGCCGGAGCCCTCCTACCCGCCCGTCCAACCGGCGCCCGGCACCGTCGTCGTAGACATCTCCGCAGGGCCGGTCCTAAGATTTTAGGGGCCCGGGGCGAAAACAAAATCGGGGGCCCTTTATGCATCATCCATGTTTTGATATTTTTAAACACGGGTTACCTTTAAATTTTTATCAATGGAGTGCAAAACCAGCATGTCGACTTAGTTTTGTGATTTACTGAATATGATTATATTAATTCTATCTTACCTTAAATTTTGCCAAGGAAGTTTCACACACTGTACAGTTTGCCACACACAAAAATAATATTTGAACGGCTCCTTCACGCAGCTATAGAATTACTTTATAATTTACAATGCTAAAATTAATTTAGCCACCTAAATAAATTAAGTCGACCATGCATTCTCTAGTTAATTCATCTCAGCTATTAGTATCATTGATCCATGGATCCTAGTAGTCATTCTCTTCCATTGTCTTTCATCGACCACCAGAAGGCCGGACGACTACAATCTACTCTTCTCCGCTAATTCACCAGCTACTCCTATCTACCAGAACCTAGATAGCTCTTGGATGATGAATCAAGAAGATGCTTACCTGTTCTGTTGTTCAAAGGTGGGCTATTGTTACTCCTGCCGTCGAACATGAAATCACCCGAGCAGCCTAAGGAGGACGCATCCGCGAGACCTCCGCGGGAGGACGCTGTAGCGGCAGGAGTCTTGCGTGATGTGTGCTTGAGGGATTGATTTGCGGCTAGGTCGATTGCTGATGTTGTTGTGTGTGGGCCTACAAGTGGGAAACGGAAATTCCATTGATTCAGGGAATCGTTGATTTACTTGCCCACTACTGCACCTTCACGTACAAGGCATGTTACACCTAAATTAGCGCATGGTCATTTTTTTCACGGGCCTAATACACAAAGCACACATATGTGGGGGCCCCTACCTTTCGGGTgcccggggcggccgcccccccccccccccccccctgcccCCCATCAGGGCCGGGCCTGCATCTCCGACGACGAAGAGTAGTTAGGGTAGTACGTAGGATTTCTTTTACATGCTTTGTTGGATTTAGGGGATAAAATATGAGAGAGATGGATGTAAAGTGGTTAATTTAAGGTGTGCCCGGTCATTGCCCGCGGACGCGTCCGCCGGCGTTCCAAGGGCTGGATTTGCAAAGTCCTGTAGATGCTCGAAGTTACTTCCTTTCCTCTGTGACCAGCATAACGCATGTATCACGTTTGCAGGGATTGCGATCCAAGGGTTTCTTATGCGTGACGGCTGACAAACATCCGACGCGGCCATCGTGATTACGTCACCTTCGTAAGTATTGTGCTCGAAACAGTTGGATTTTGTACACCACGTGCTGGCAGCAATACACTGTCGCATCTATCCTCGTGTCATGCGTGCATTGTGGTGTTTTGCTGGAAGCCAAGTTTGCGTACCAGTCAGCTCTTCGTACTTGTGTGATAGGCACGACACGCCGCTCACATTCGGTTTGCTTAACTTATTTTggaagaaaaaaaatcatgacaattTTCATCTTAAGGTTGTCGCAAAGACTTTCGCTCCCGATTTCCCCGTGCATTTCATTCTTTTTATATCTGTAGAAGATGTGTATTTGTAGGCCTATTTGAAGATAGTTGAATGACATGAAAGTGACATTGCATGGACCGCCACTCGATCGGCAGCATGATCGATCAGTGAGCGAAGATTACACAGTGACCTCATTCGGACTAGGGTAGAGTGCTCTGAAACACGCCTCCCGTCCCGTATCTGCAGATGTTCTGACGTGGCAATAATACGGATGGACGTAACATGAACGGATGTCGATCGCGGTTGAAAATCAACATTTAATACTGAACTACCAACGGTCCACGTCTGGCCATAGATCAGACGAGAATTTACTATTAAAATGTTGAACCAGAGGAACAGAAAATACTAAACGAAAACGACCCGTACGAAGGGTGATGCCTTCGCCGGTCAACCCTGCGTGCGTGACTGAATTTGCAATGCAGTGCGCGATACGGCAGCACCAAGAATGCTAATCCCAGTGCATCTGCAAGCATTGGCATCTTTGCAACGAGGCCGCACGCCAGTAACTATTTACTACTAGCGGTAGTAGAACAGTCCTACTGAATCACCCCGTCGTACAAATTTGGGCGCCCAGCCTGCGGAAAGATGATCCATGTGCCAAATGCGATTCAGATGTTACAGTCTAATAATCCCAAGAAATACTACTACTTGTTGGTTAGATGCCTTTTTCTTTCCGAAAGAGTACAACAATGTCCCTTTTCCTCATCTTTTCCTCGTGTAGCCATGTGGATCCTTTTCTCCCTTTTTCCTTCCAGTTCGTGTACAAATCATCGCCAATGGAAGCTCCCTCGGTCAATCCCCTAACCATCTTCCATCATTTTTCCTTTACCCCTCCAATCTCCTCCACCGCCTTTCTCCGTCCCATCATCACAGATCCTACTGCACACATACAATCCTTTTCTCCCAATTGACCATATCTATCTAATCTATCCATCCCATAGcattgcatcacctccacttcgCTCTCGTTCGTTTCACCTGCGTCTGCGTGAGTGCGTGTCTCGGTCGCCGTCTCCGTTTCCTAGCCGTCGGCCTACCGGCGCCACAAAAGACAGCAGCCTAGCAAAGCCAGCCCGCTCGCCGCCGCGGACCGCGACGAAGACCGTCTCGGGCCGTTCAACCCAAGCCCCTGCCCTGCGCGGCCTCGTGTCTTTCCTGCGGCATTCGTGGTTGGAGTGGTTGGGCGGagcccgcccccgcccccgcccccgccccgcCTGCCGATGGTGACGGCCGGCGGCGTGTCGCGGCGCCATGTAGAGTGAAATTTTATATACCATCTCCACGGCTGAGGCCTGACAACCCAACCAGATTTTAGGTAGTTACCTCTGTCGCTTGCCGCTCGCTGCCCGCCTTCCCCCCTTCGCTCCGCCACATCTTCCGCCCGCTTGAACTCCTAGCGGTAGGATATATTTGCCGCTTCCCTCTGGCTCCTTGCGCTTGTACTGTATCTTCCTCCTCCCCGGTCCGTTGGTTCACCCCCCTCGCCCCCTTTCGGCTCGAGTTAGATCATCCATCGGCTGTAAAGCCGGCGGGTGGCTTCGCTTCGGCGCGCGGGACGGGGCTCGCTTTCCGGGAGGCCGCCCCTGCGACGACAGCCGCGCCATTTTCTATTCCAGCGGAGGGGGAGGTTCCGGGTCGTAGTGGTGCTGCATTGGCTGCGGTAAGCGGGCTTCGTATCGGCCAACAGGGGAGGTCCACGGCGGTTAGTGGTTGAGCCGCCGACTGCGTGCTGCGGCGAGTATTATCTATCGATCGCCATGGCGGACAAGTGTGATTCCTGGTGATTCTCTCGAGCTGCCACTGGTGGGGGGAAGCATGGCGGGGGAGGGCGTCGGGCGGTGCATACTGGTGGGGCTGCACATGGACGCCGTCGGCAAGGAGCTGCTGCAGTGGGCGCTCAACCAGGCGGCCAGGAGCGGCGACCGCGTCGTCGCCGTCCACATTTACCGCAAATCCGGTAGGTACCCTGCCCCTTATCCCATCTCCTATCCGTCAAGAACCTTTGCTTGCTTGCAGCTCGATTCATGGTAGCATTTCCTCGTGTTTGTCTTGAATCGAAGGAGACCTGTGCAAGACGAACGCGCTGACGCTGATCAGGACGCTGGACGACTACCTGGCGGAGTACGAGGCCATCTGCAGCAAGAAAGACGTGCGTAAGCAAGCAAGCAAGCACGAGGCCTTCACCGCCATTAATGTCGTTGGCGGTTGCGTTCATGTGCTGGTATTGATGGTATGGTTTCATGTCCGTCAGATCGTCCTCGTGGGGCGGGTGACGCCGGGGAGCTCGATCCAGAAGGTGCTGGTGAAGGAGGCAAAGCTCTGCGCGGCCATGGCGGTGGTGATTGGCGCCAACAAGAAGTACTCCTTCGGGTCAGTGCCGATGCTCACCTTTCACCtcccagcagcagcagcaatctTGGCGTGATCCAACTGTTTGTTTTCTGCACGATTAGTTAACGCCCGCACCAAAAGTAATCGATTCTTTTACTGATGTGCTCGATCAGTGGCTCGACCGGCCTCGCCAAGTACTGCGCCAGGAAGCTCCCGCCGACGACCAGCGTCGTCGCCATCCAGGGCGGCAAGGCCATCTTCGTCAGGGAGGCCCCCCGGCCGCCACTTGGTCAGTAGAGTACTGACTCTCGATGTTAGCTGCGAATTGATTTCGGTTGGTGAGTGGGTGATTGATGGATTAAAGCGTTGGGTGGCTTGGTTCGTCCTCCTCCAGGAGCAGAGCCCAAGCCGGTGCTCCGCACGCTGCTGCACCCCAGCGTCGGGATGGAGCCCAAGGTGATCATCCCCAACCCCAACCGCCGGAGCGCGCGGTCCATGGACTTCGACGCCGCGGGCTGCGGCCAGTGCGCCGCGCCGCCGCAGCCCAAGAAGCCCtgcgacgacgacgacgctgcCGTCGCCAAGGCCGTCGTCGTGCGCGTGCCGGCGCCCGAGCAGAAGCTCGGCTGGCCTTTGCTCCGGCGCGCGCCTCCCGGAGCGCAGGCCGCCAAGGGTGACCACGAGACGACGCGCAAGCAGTCGGTGGTGCACTGGGTGATGAGCCTGCCGCGGCGCTCCTCGCCGTCGGCGTCCCCGGAGCCGGCGCAGGAGGGGCTGGCGGCCGACCTGAGGCGGACACTGGGCGGCGCGCCGTCCCGGTGCCGGTGGTTCCGGTACGAGGAGCTCTACGACGCCACCAACCACTTCTCCCCGGGCAACCTGGTGGGCAAGGGCGCGCACAGCCGGGTGTACCGGGGCGGCCTGGCGAGCGGGCAGCGGGTGGCGATCAAGCTGTGCCGCGCGTCGGCGGAGGCGTCCAAGGACTTCCTCCGGGAGGTGGACATCATCACCAAGCTGCAGCACGGCCGCATCGTGCCGCTCGTGGGCGTCTGCGTCGAAGGCCCCAACCTCATCTCCGTCTACCGCTACCTCCCCCGCGGCAGCCTCGAGGACAACCTGCACGGTACGGCACCGCACACGCGACACACAATGCTGTATTTTTGGCTGCGTCGGTGGTCTACAACGGCTGTGGGCATGTGATTTCGCAGGGAAGAGGTCGAAGCCGGCGCTGCCGTGGGAGAAGAGGTACCGGGCGGCGGTCGGGGTCGCCGAGGCTCTGAGCTACGTGCACTCCGGCTGCTCGCGGCCGGTGATCCACCGCGACGTCAAGTCCTCCAACATCCTCCTCACGGAGGACTTCGAGCCCCAGGTAGGACTGTACTCTTAAATTCAGGGATGCAGTTTGTTTGTCTGTGTTTTCTACTGACAGACATGAACTCTGAACTGTGTACCGATGGTGGCAGTTGTCCGATTTCGGGCTCGCAATCTGGGCGCCGTCCAGCCCGTCGTCCCTGACGCACAGCGACGTCGTCGGCACGTTCGGGTACGTGTTCTTCTTGTGTGTATTAGCGTGGGACGAACGGTCAGGCTTGTAGTATTTGCAGAGTACAGGAACACGGAGTCTCTTTCAGTCTGAAGTACCGCCGTGTTAGGGTGACGACGATCAAAATCCTTGTGTGCGCAGGTACCTTGCGCCGGAGTACTTCATGTACGGGAAGGTGACGGACAAGGTGGACGTGTACGCGTTCGGGGTGGTGCTGCTGGAGCTCCTCACCGGGCGGAGGCCCATCACCGGCGACGGCTCACCAAAGGGCCACCACCAGAGTCTCGTCATGTGGGTAAGCCCTCGCAATCCCGATTAAACCCACACGCATAACCACCTCACTGTGTTACGTTGTTACCATATCATTGTCTCAAAAAAAGAAACGTTGTTATCATATCATCATGCTCGTGTAGAGAGAGAGGGAGATTGGGCTGACGCAGTTGGTCTGTTTGACGTATGTGACAGGCGACTCCGATCCTCAACGGCGGCGACATCTCCGACCTGCTGGACCCGAGCCTGGACTTGAAGCACGACGAGGTGGAGGTGCGGCGGATGGCCGTCGCGGCGTCGCTCTGCCTGGGGCGATCGGCGCGCCTCAGGCCCCCGATATCGCAGGTCCGTCTCTCTCTCAGTAGCAGGTTCATCTTCAGAAGAAGAGGAAAAATACGTCCTGCAGTTTTTGAAGTGTTAACACTTGCTTGTGTGTGGTGGCAGATACTGAGCATACTGCGGGGAGAAGAGGACGCGACGAGCCTGGCGGCCTCGGAGCCGGACTGCGTTGTGGACGACGAGACCTACCCGGCGGCCAACGTGAGGTCGCACCTAGGCCTGGCGCTGCTGGACGTGGAGGACGCCGAGTCCATCTCCAGCACCGAGCACACCAACCTCAGCCCGCTCGAGGAGTACCTCAGACAACGCTGCAGCCGATCCTCCAGCTTCGATTGACCTTTTGTTCTTTTTACATTTTCTTCTCCTTTCTGGATGAGTTTGGTTGTCTTTTGTTCGAGTTACAAACTCATGTACATAACATAAACAAAGCAGGTGCCACATTTCAGGCACCCAGGGACATGATAGCCGACAGACATGCCACCCACAGAGAAAAAACAAAGTGAAAAATGGAACGAATGCCTTTCAGTGTGCCTGATGCTGTAATTCGGACACAAAAGCCACGATTCATCTCGATTTATTTACATGGTGTGCTATCTGAATGATGTATTCATTTCAGGGGTAACAATAACCTTAAAACTCAAGGTCCAAGGTTGTCCGTAGATCAATTGCTTGGAAACCAAAAGTAAGTCAAATAGATTAACAACACTACAGAAGGTTGCCAAATCCATCGTCCTGGAAAAGAAAAACTAGGAAACAAAGCTGGAAAACTGCCGTGGGGGAACACTATCTCCCACACCGGCACAGCTATCTCCCAACATCTCTTCTACTTCTCATCTAACCTCAGTCTTCCTACACAAACCtaaaagggaacaacatatggcAACTGATAGACATCAAGGTCAGGCAAATGAATAGCCCTTggttgccatgaaaactccagcTCCATGGGCGCCAAACAATCACTTGCCTTGCAGCTGCTGTTGTAAGCATCAGGTTTCTTTGCACCGCCAAGCAACCAATCCTGGTCGCCGAGATTCCAGGTCTCCTCAATCTCCAAGGAAGGTGGATTCCAGGTAACAAATAGATCTCGGAACTTCCTCTCTTTATTCTCTTCCTTCTCTGCCTTGCGGCTCTTCTTACGATCAGACTTTGACTGCTTAACCTCTGGTACTGAGCCTTTTTCAGTGTTCCTGCCAGAGGAACAAGGCTCTTCTTTCGGCAAGGTGCTTGACTGCTGCTGTTTGATGCGGGGAGAGACTACAGGCACCTTTGGTTTGTGCAGAACAGGCTGCGGCTGCCTGTCTGGCTGGTGGGAAGAAGCAACTTTTATTGTTTCCTTCTGCAACACCGGCAAACTCTGTGGAGGAGCATCTCTACGGATCACCTTGGATGGCACCAGAGGATCAACCTTTTGCAACGCCTTTGAAGGAGGAATGTCAATAACCTTGGCAGGAGGAATGTCGACTCTCTGTGCCGCCTTGGCAGGTGGAGGAACAACTCGTCGTGTCAGCTGCGTAGGCGAAGGATCAGCACTTCCCTTCACCTTGGCAGATGAAGGTGTAGCATTAACAGGCACCCGGGGATCTATCTTTTGCATGATCTTTGCTGAAGTTGGGGTATCTATCTTTTGCGTGATCTTCGCTGAGGTTGGGGGATCCACCTTTGGAGCAATATTTGTCATGGAAGGAACTCTTTGCAAGATCGTTGCAGGGGGTTTTACATCCATTTGTTTTGGCACAGATTGAGTACCCCTCTTGATGCTTTGCTGGAGACCAGCAGCTGACTTCACCATAACATCCCTGCGAGGTTGAACTGCATTCTGCATACTCAACAAGGATGAAGGTGTAGCCATTTGTTGGACAGGTGGTTGCTGAAGAACCCTAGAACCATCCGACATGGCTGACGGAGTTTCCTGATCTCTTTTTATCTTAATGCGA
This genomic window from Aegilops tauschii subsp. strangulata cultivar AL8/78 chromosome 4, Aet v6.0, whole genome shotgun sequence contains:
- the LOC109740233 gene encoding protein kinase STUNTED isoform X2, coding for MAGEGVGRCILVGLHMDAVGKELLQWALNQAARSGDRVVAVHIYRKSDLCKTNALTLIRTLDDYLAEYEAICSKKDIVLVGRVTPGSSIQKVLVKEAKLCAAMAVVIGANKKYSFGGSTGLAKYCARKLPPTTSVVAIQGGKAIFVREAPRPPLGAEPKPVLRTLLHPSVGMEPKVIIPNPNRRSARSMDFDAAGCGQCAAPPQPKKPCDDDDAAVAKAVVVRVPAPEQKLGWPLLRRAPPGAQAAKGDHETTRKQSVVHWVMSLPRRSSPSASPEPAQEGLAADLRRTLGGAPSRCRWFRYEELYDATNHFSPGNLVGKGAHSRVYRGGLASGQRVAIKLCRASAEASKDFLREVDIITKLQHGRIVPLVGVCVEGPNLISVYRYLPRGSLEDNLHGKRSKPALPWEKRYRAAVGVAEALSYVHSGCSRPVIHRDVKSSNILLTEDFEPQLSDFGLAIWAPSSPSSLTHSDVVGTFGYLAPEYFMYGKVTDKVDVYAFGVVLLELLTGRRPITGDGSPKGHHQSLVMWATPILNGGDISDLLDPSLDLKHDEVEVRRMAVAASLCLGRSARLRPPISQILSILRGEEDATSLAASEPDCVVDDETYPAANVRSHLGLALLDVEDAESISSTEHTNLSPLEEYLRQRCSRSSSFD
- the LOC109740233 gene encoding protein kinase STUNTED isoform X1 — its product is MAGEGVGRCILVGLHMDAVGKELLQWALNQAARSGDRVVAVHIYRKSGDLCKTNALTLIRTLDDYLAEYEAICSKKDIVLVGRVTPGSSIQKVLVKEAKLCAAMAVVIGANKKYSFGGSTGLAKYCARKLPPTTSVVAIQGGKAIFVREAPRPPLGAEPKPVLRTLLHPSVGMEPKVIIPNPNRRSARSMDFDAAGCGQCAAPPQPKKPCDDDDAAVAKAVVVRVPAPEQKLGWPLLRRAPPGAQAAKGDHETTRKQSVVHWVMSLPRRSSPSASPEPAQEGLAADLRRTLGGAPSRCRWFRYEELYDATNHFSPGNLVGKGAHSRVYRGGLASGQRVAIKLCRASAEASKDFLREVDIITKLQHGRIVPLVGVCVEGPNLISVYRYLPRGSLEDNLHGKRSKPALPWEKRYRAAVGVAEALSYVHSGCSRPVIHRDVKSSNILLTEDFEPQLSDFGLAIWAPSSPSSLTHSDVVGTFGYLAPEYFMYGKVTDKVDVYAFGVVLLELLTGRRPITGDGSPKGHHQSLVMWATPILNGGDISDLLDPSLDLKHDEVEVRRMAVAASLCLGRSARLRPPISQILSILRGEEDATSLAASEPDCVVDDETYPAANVRSHLGLALLDVEDAESISSTEHTNLSPLEEYLRQRCSRSSSFD
- the LOC109740234 gene encoding uncharacterized protein isoform X1; translation: MSRCFPYPPPGYVRNPVAVPPVPVVETTAKLQKERERAEKKEKRRNDKKSSHQGGGETKQSKRSHKKRKHEDTSKAGPESKTASKEQFEQLEKSGLSEEYGAPSFIQTVHGSPESSQDSSKRRKVVLPGPSQNKNGTVLRIKIKRDQETPSAMSDGSRVLQQPPVQQMATPSSLLSMQNAVQPRRDVMVKSAAGLQQSIKRGTQSVPKQMDVKPPATILQRVPSMTNIAPKVDPPTSAKITQKIDTPTSAKIMQKIDPRVPVNATPSSAKVKGSADPSPTQLTRRVVPPPAKAAQRVDIPPAKVIDIPPSKALQKVDPLVPSKVIRRDAPPQSLPVLQKETIKVASSHQPDRQPQPVLHKPKVPVVSPRIKQQQSSTLPKEEPCSSGRNTEKGSVPEVKQSKSDRKKSRKAEKEENKERKFRDLFVTWNPPSLEIEETWNLGDQDWLLGGAKKPDAYNSSCKASDCLAPMELEFSWQPRAIHLPDLDVYQLPYVVPF
- the LOC109740234 gene encoding uncharacterized protein isoform X2 — encoded protein: MSRCFPYPPPGYVRNPVAVPPVPVVETTAKKERERAEKKEKRRNDKKSSHQGGGETKQSKRSHKKRKHEDTSKAGPESKTASKEQFEQLEKSGLSEEYGAPSFIQTVHGSPESSQDSSKRRKVVLPGPSQNKNGTVLRIKIKRDQETPSAMSDGSRVLQQPPVQQMATPSSLLSMQNAVQPRRDVMVKSAAGLQQSIKRGTQSVPKQMDVKPPATILQRVPSMTNIAPKVDPPTSAKITQKIDTPTSAKIMQKIDPRVPVNATPSSAKVKGSADPSPTQLTRRVVPPPAKAAQRVDIPPAKVIDIPPSKALQKVDPLVPSKVIRRDAPPQSLPVLQKETIKVASSHQPDRQPQPVLHKPKVPVVSPRIKQQQSSTLPKEEPCSSGRNTEKGSVPEVKQSKSDRKKSRKAEKEENKERKFRDLFVTWNPPSLEIEETWNLGDQDWLLGGAKKPDAYNSSCKASDCLAPMELEFSWQPRAIHLPDLDVYQLPYVVPF